A section of the Phaseolus vulgaris cultivar G19833 chromosome 8, P. vulgaris v2.0, whole genome shotgun sequence genome encodes:
- the LOC137826910 gene encoding protein transport protein SEC23 D-like, which produces MASPPTPSNATLAPQSCAEIMSSFIDLALPTQESAKEAAMLACPVYVVAVDLSSSEEFLELTKSALLAALEGIMLTTPLHLHLKHSDQQLHGREPRQQVKDWMVS; this is translated from the exons ATGGCCTCTCCTCCGACGCCATCGAACGCTACTTTAGCCCCTCAGTCTTGTGCCGAGATTATGTCCTCTTTCATAGATCTCGCATTGCCTACGC AGGAATCGGCAAAGGAAGCGGCAATGCTGGCATGTCCGGTATATGTTGTTGCTGTTGACTTGTCCT CTTCTGAGGAGTTTCTAGAACTTACCAAAAGTGCACTGCTGGCTGCTCTGGAAGGTATTATGTTGACCACACCATTGCATCTGCACTTGAAACACTCAGACCAACAACTTCATGGGAGAGAACCACGGCAGCAGGTCAAGGATTGGATGGTGTCCTGA
- the LOC137824120 gene encoding serine/threonine-protein kinase D6PK-like: MERVAEPKVLPRSLPVLVEVSNAHTAAIREAGQRLNAQDVSGLRGIPGREGNQFSKSRDGPMTRLASIREVAQLSNARIVLVREDMGFDTRSCQEPPSPVPIRAWKGKSSLPEAVEFVPDIQSLNGSNDSFGETGPSSFAGASHPPEPVDTDLMRTVYVPIGQTKSEAACLMKSVSLKGPFLEDLSICVPAKKQSKAFVSPAEILVDESNEMRNLPSPLSGARASQNTENSPPALDSEEKDCVWDASLPPSGDVSPLSSVDSTSVVRTMSIVNSCASTYPSDAVTSDGMLSLDRNCDSTKGSVRGDSLESAKTSASRASDSSGLSDDSNWSNITGSANKPHKGNDPRWKAILAIRARDGILGMSHFRLLKRLGCGDIGSVYLSELSATRCFFAMKVMDKASLASRNKLTRAQTEREILQLLDHPFLPTLYTHFETDRFCCLVMEYCPGGDLHTLRQRQPGKHFSEYAARFYAAEVLLALEYLHMLGVVYRDLKPENVLVRDDGHIMLSDFDLSLRCAVSPTLIRNIDGDPSKRAGGAFCVQPACIEPSSVCIQPSCFMPRIFAQKNKKSRRPRADPAVPSSTLPELVAEPTTARSMSFVGTHEYLAPEIIKGEGHGSAVDWWTFGIFLHELLYGKTPFKGSGNRATLFNVVGQQLRFPESPATSYASRDLIRGLLVKEPQHRVGVKRGATEIKQHPFFEGVNWALIRCSTPPEVPRAVECDVAAKFEAVDTVGVGMKNSSKRMGGNNEMKSGGKYLDFEFF; encoded by the exons ATGGAGAGGGTTGCAGAGCCAAAGGTACTTCCTCGGTCCTTGCCTGTTCTGGTTGAGGTATCTAATGCACACACTGCTGCAATAAGAGAAGCTGGTCAAAGACTAAATGCGCAGGATGTTTCGGGTTTGCGAGGGATTCCAGGAAGAGAAGGGAATCAGTTTTCAAAGTCACGAGATGGTCCTATGACACGTCTTGCCTCCATCAGAGAAGTGGCTCAGTTGTCAAATGCGCGAATAGTTTTGGTAAGAGAGGATATGGGATTCGATACACGGTCCTGTCAAGAGCCTCCCTCCCCTGTGCCTATAAGAGCGTGGAAAGGAAAGAGCTCTTTACCAGAAGCTGTAGAATTTGTGCCTGATATTCAGTCATTGAATGGTAGCAATGATTCTTTCGGGGAAACTGGTCCAAGTTCATTTGCTGGTGCAAGTCACCCCCCAGAGCCTGTTGATACTGATCTTATGAGAACGGTTTATGTACCAATAGGTCAAACTAAATCTGAGGCAGCATGCTTAATGAAGAGTGTGTCCCTGAAGGGTCCTTTCTTAGAAGATCTTTCTATTTGTGTTCCTGCAaagaaacaaagcaaggctTTTGTTTCTCCTGCAGAAATCCTGGTTGATGAGTCAAATGAGATGCGCAACTTACCCTCGCCACTTTCAGGTGCTCGTGCATCTCAGAATACTGAGAACTCTCCTCCTGCTCTAGATTCTGAGGAGAAAGATTGTGTTTGGGATGCATCTTTGCCTCCAAGTGGTGATGTCAGTCCTCTTAGTAGTGTTGATAGTACTAGTGTTGTCAGAACAATGAGCATCGTTAATAGTTGTGCAAGTACATACCCGAGTGATGCAGTCACCAGTGATGGCATGCTTAGTTTGGACAGGAATTGTGATAGCACCAAAGGAAGTGTAAGAGGGGATTCACTGGAGAGTGCAAAAACTAGTGCTAGTCGAGCAAGTGATAGCAGTGGCCTCAGTGATGACAGCAACTGGAGTAACATAACTGGTAGTGCAAATAAGCCACACAAAGGAAATGATCCTAGATGGAAGGCTATCCTTGCCATCCGAGCACGGGATGGAATTCTGGGCATGAGTCATTTTAGGTTACTCAAACGACTTGGTTGTGGTGATATTGGGAGTGTATATCTCTCAGAGCTGAGTGCAACTCGATGCTTTTTTGCAATGAAAGTTATGGACAAGGCATCCTTAGCAAGCAGAAATAAGCTGACTAGGGCTCAGACAGAAAGAGAGATATTGCAGTTGCTGGACCATCCATTTCTGCCTACTTTGTACACACATTTTGAGACTGACAGATTCTGCTGTTTGGTAATGGAATACTGTCCGGGGGGTGATCTTCACACCTTAAGGCAAAGACAACCTGGGAAACATTTCTCGGAGTATGCTGCACG CTTTTATGCTGCAGAGGTCCTGTTGGCACTAGAATATCTTCACATGCTTGGAGTGGTGTACCGAGACCTTAAACCTGAAAATGTACTGGTCCGAGATGATGGTCACATAATGCTCTCAGACTTCGATCTTTCTCTCAGATGTGCCGTTTCACCCACCCTTATCAGAAATATTGACGGCGATCCCTCCAAACGAGCCGGTGGTGCATTCTGTGTGCAACCGGCTTGCATTGAGCCTTCATCAGTCTGCATCCAGCCTTCATGTTTCATGCCACGCATTTTTGCTCAGAAAAACAAGAAGTCGCGGAGGCCAAGAGCCGATCCCGCGGTGCCGTCCAGCACACTTCCTGAGCTTGTTGCTGAACCAACAACTGCTCGGTCGATGTCCTTTGTCGGCACTCACGAATATCTTGCCCCTGAAATCATCAAAGGAGAAGGTCATGGAAGTGCTGTTGATTGGTGGACATTTGGAATTTTCTTGCATGAGCTGTTATATGGGAAGACTCCTTTCAAAGGCTCAGGAAACCGTGCGACCCTGTTCAATGTAGTAGGCCAGCAGCTCAGATTTCCGGAGTCACCGGCCACCAGCTACGCCAGCCGTGATCTCATCCGCGGCCTGCTGGTGAAGGAGCCGCAGCACCGGGTGGGCGTGAAGAGGGGCGCGACTGAGATCAAACAGCACCCTTTCTTTGAAGGCGTGAACTGGGCGTTGATCAGGTGCAGCACGCCACCAGAAGTTCCAAGAGCGGTTGAATGTGATGTAGCTGCAAAGTTTGAAGCAGTTGATACCGTTGGAGTTGGCATGAAGAATAGTAGTAAGAGAATGGGAGGTAACAATGAGATGAAGTCTGGGGGTAAATATCTGGACTTTGAGTTCTTTTAG